From the genome of Erythrobacter litoralis, one region includes:
- the mltG gene encoding endolytic transglycosylase MltG, with the protein MGRKGLLVLLLILALIGAGTWFAFAQLGEATIEEDTAFIIPSGASVSAVADKLEAEGLVSSADGFILTARLFGSSEPIQAGEFRLAAGMSQSQILEKFQSGDVIRRFVTVPEGMPSIMVWERLMAEELLTGEIDVPSEGSILPDTYFFERGQSRAELVERMQAAMDRYLAEAWAKRAPDIAVDTMREALILASIVEKETGKPSERRMVAGLYSNRVRQGMLLQADPTIIYPITKGKPLGRRIRQSEIAAVNGYNTYTRVGLPEGPITNPGRESIAAVLDPADTSALFMVADGTGGHVFADTLEEHNANVAEWYALRRERGEM; encoded by the coding sequence GTGGGCCGCAAGGGCCTTCTCGTCCTGCTTTTGATCCTCGCCCTCATCGGCGCAGGCACGTGGTTCGCGTTCGCCCAGCTCGGCGAGGCGACGATCGAGGAGGACACCGCCTTCATCATCCCCTCGGGCGCTTCGGTCAGCGCGGTGGCGGACAAGCTCGAGGCGGAAGGGCTCGTTTCCTCGGCCGACGGCTTTATCCTTACCGCCCGCCTGTTCGGTTCGTCCGAGCCGATCCAGGCGGGCGAATTCCGCCTCGCTGCGGGCATGAGCCAGTCGCAGATCCTCGAAAAATTCCAGTCCGGCGACGTTATCCGCCGCTTTGTCACCGTGCCAGAGGGCATGCCTTCGATCATGGTGTGGGAACGGCTGATGGCCGAAGAACTCCTCACCGGCGAGATCGACGTGCCGAGCGAAGGTTCGATTCTGCCCGACACCTATTTCTTCGAACGCGGGCAGTCGCGGGCCGAACTGGTGGAGCGGATGCAGGCTGCGATGGACCGCTACCTCGCCGAAGCCTGGGCGAAACGCGCCCCCGACATCGCGGTCGATACCATGCGTGAGGCGCTGATCCTCGCCTCGATCGTGGAAAAGGAAACCGGCAAGCCGTCCGAACGCCGCATGGTCGCCGGGCTCTATTCGAACCGGGTCCGGCAGGGCATGCTGCTCCAGGCCGACCCGACGATCATCTATCCGATCACCAAGGGCAAGCCGTTGGGCCGCCGCATCCGCCAGTCCGAGATCGCGGCTGTGAACGGCTACAACACCTATACCCGCGTCGGCCTGCCCGAAGGCCCGATCACCAATCCGGGGCGCGAGAGCATCGCGGCGGTGCTGGACCCGGCCGATACCAGCGCGCTGTTCATGGTGGCGGACGGGACCGGCGGCCACGTCTTTGCCGACACGCTGGAAGAGCACAATGCGAACGTCGCGGAATGGTATGCGCTGCGGCGTGAGCGCGGCGAGATGTAG
- the fabF gene encoding beta-ketoacyl-ACP synthase II, with translation MRRVVVTGLGLVTPLGADVETCWRNLIAGKSGAGQITRFDASNQKCTIACEVKPKDHEWGFDPDKRVDPKIQRQVDPFIVYGIDAAGQALEDAGLTDMTEEEKLRTGCSIGAGIGGLPGIELESVNLHERGPGRVSPHFVHGRLINLVTGQVQIKYGFMGPNHAVVTACSTGAHSIGDAARMIAMDDADVMLAGGAEGTINPLGIAGFAQARALNTSFNDRPTEASRPYDKAREGFVMGEGAGIVVLEEYERAKARGAHIYAEVTGYGLSGDAYHVTAPHPEGKGAELAMRMALKKAGLGPGDIDYVNAHGTSTMADTIELAAVKRVLGDDLGGASMSSTKSAIGHLLGGAGAVEAVFCILAMRDGVVPPTLNLTDPDEGTEGIDLVPLKAREREVRAVLNNSFGFGGTNASLIMQKVD, from the coding sequence ATGCGCCGTGTGGTTGTAACCGGGCTCGGTCTCGTCACCCCGCTTGGGGCGGACGTGGAGACGTGCTGGCGGAACCTGATCGCGGGTAAAAGCGGGGCGGGCCAGATCACCCGATTCGACGCCTCGAACCAGAAATGCACCATCGCCTGCGAGGTGAAGCCCAAGGACCATGAATGGGGCTTTGACCCCGACAAGCGGGTCGATCCGAAGATCCAGCGCCAGGTCGATCCCTTCATCGTCTACGGGATCGATGCTGCCGGACAGGCTCTGGAAGATGCCGGTCTCACCGACATGACCGAAGAAGAGAAACTGCGCACCGGCTGTTCGATCGGGGCGGGGATCGGCGGCCTTCCGGGGATCGAACTCGAAAGCGTCAACCTGCACGAACGCGGCCCTGGCCGGGTTTCCCCGCATTTCGTCCATGGCCGCCTGATCAATCTCGTCACCGGGCAGGTGCAGATCAAATACGGCTTCATGGGGCCCAACCACGCGGTCGTCACCGCCTGTTCGACCGGCGCGCATTCGATCGGCGATGCCGCGCGCATGATCGCGATGGACGATGCCGACGTGATGCTGGCGGGCGGCGCGGAAGGCACGATCAATCCGCTCGGCATTGCCGGTTTCGCGCAGGCGCGCGCGCTCAACACCAGCTTCAACGATCGCCCGACCGAGGCGAGCCGCCCCTATGACAAGGCCCGCGAAGGTTTTGTCATGGGCGAGGGCGCAGGCATCGTCGTGCTCGAGGAATACGAACGCGCCAAGGCGCGCGGCGCGCATATCTATGCCGAGGTCACGGGCTATGGCCTGTCGGGTGATGCCTATCACGTCACCGCCCCGCACCCCGAAGGCAAGGGCGCCGAACTCGCCATGCGCATGGCCTTGAAAAAGGCGGGACTGGGCCCGGGCGACATCGATTATGTCAACGCCCATGGCACCAGCACCATGGCCGACACGATCGAACTCGCCGCGGTAAAGCGCGTGCTGGGCGACGATCTGGGCGGCGCATCGATGAGCTCGACCAAGAGCGCGATCGGCCACCTGCTGGGCGGCGCGGGCGCGGTCGAGGCGGTGTTCTGCATCCTCGCCATGCGCGACGGGGTGGTGCCCCCAACGCTCAACCTCACCGACCCGGACGAAGGGACCGAGGGCATCGACCTAGTGCCGCTGAAGGCGCGGGAACGTGAAGTGCGCGCGGTGCTCAACAACAGCTTCGGTTTCGGCGGGACCAATGCCTCGCTGATCATGCAGAAGGTGGACTGA
- a CDS encoding acyl carrier protein, with product MSDTADRVQKIVVEHLGVEADKVTQDASFIDDLGADSLDIVELVMAFEEEFGVEIPDDAAEKISTVGDATKYIEEHKG from the coding sequence ATGAGCGATACTGCCGACCGCGTGCAGAAGATTGTCGTCGAGCATCTCGGTGTCGAGGCCGACAAGGTCACCCAGGATGCGAGCTTCATCGACGATCTGGGCGCCGACAGCCTCGACATCGTCGAACTAGTCATGGCTTTCGAAGAAGAATTCGGCGTCGAAATCCCTGATGACGCGGCGGAGAAGATTTCGACCGTGGGCGATGCGACCAAGTATATCGAGGAACACAAGGGATAA
- a CDS encoding DUF2383 domain-containing protein, producing the protein MADTRTLQGLTQATYDTLAAYRSAHEAAHTGALEQTLERRISERTRTVNLLNDALEKRGGTRIDDASATAQAEGLIHAITDAFQDGDEAAAHRIENAETELCERYDKALADQTLDTSTRTTIERAAREVREGESFSHVLERQYG; encoded by the coding sequence ATGGCGGACACACGGACATTGCAGGGGCTGACACAGGCGACCTACGACACGCTCGCGGCCTATCGCAGCGCGCATGAGGCGGCGCATACCGGCGCGCTCGAACAGACGCTCGAGAGGCGCATTTCGGAACGCACGCGCACGGTCAACCTGCTCAACGACGCGCTCGAGAAACGCGGCGGGACGCGCATCGACGATGCCAGCGCCACGGCCCAGGCGGAGGGGCTGATCCACGCGATCACCGATGCGTTCCAGGACGGCGACGAAGCCGCCGCGCACCGGATCGAGAATGCCGAGACCGAGCTTTGCGAACGTTATGACAAGGCTCTTGCGGACCAGACGCTCGACACGTCGACCCGCACGACGATCGAACGCGCCGCGCGCGAAGTGCGCGAGGGCGAAAGCTTCAGCCACGTGCTCGAACGGCAATATGGCTGA
- the aspS gene encoding aspartate--tRNA ligase yields the protein MHVYRSHTCAQLSAENVGETVRLSGWVHRKRDHGGVLFVDLRDHYGITQIVADEDSPALPVLERLRTESVVTIDGEVKSRTPETVNRNIPTGEIEVFARSITVQSAAEELPMPVAGEQDYPEEIRLKYRFLDLRRETMHANIMLRSKVIASIRRRMVEQGFTEFQTPILTASSPEGARDFLVPSRMHPGRFYALPQAPQMFKQMMMVAGFDRYFQIAPCFRDEDLRADRSLEFYQLDFEMSFVTQEDVFQALEPVLAGTFEEFAEGKTVTKSGEFPRIPYAEAMLKYGSDKPDLRNPLVISDVTSHFEQSGFGLFEKIVGGGGVVRVVPAPNTAEKSRKFFDDMNNWARSEGYAGLGYVTRKGGEFGGPIAKNHGADRMEALYDELGLGPDDGLFFAAGKEAEAAKLAGAARTQVGEQLDLIEQDCFKFCWIVDFPMYEWDEDAKKIDFSHNPFSMPQGEMEALENEDPLSIKAWQYDIVCNGYELSSGAIRNHRPEIMYKAFEIAGYSREDVDANFGGMIEAFKLGAPPHGGSAPGIDRIVMLLAGEEAIREVIAFPMNQKGEDLMMGAPGLAEPKQLRELAIRVVEPPQKPGTPKEG from the coding sequence ATGCACGTCTATCGTTCCCACACTTGCGCACAGCTTTCGGCCGAGAATGTCGGCGAGACGGTCCGTCTGTCGGGCTGGGTCCACCGAAAGCGCGACCATGGCGGGGTGCTGTTCGTCGACCTGCGCGACCATTACGGCATCACCCAGATCGTCGCGGACGAGGATTCGCCGGCCCTTCCGGTGCTCGAACGTCTGCGCACCGAATCGGTCGTCACCATCGACGGCGAGGTGAAGAGCCGCACACCCGAAACGGTGAACCGGAACATCCCGACCGGCGAGATCGAGGTTTTCGCGCGATCCATCACCGTGCAGAGCGCGGCCGAGGAACTGCCCATGCCGGTTGCGGGCGAGCAGGACTACCCGGAGGAAATCAGGCTCAAATACCGCTTTCTCGACCTGCGGCGCGAGACCATGCACGCGAATATCATGCTGCGGTCCAAGGTCATCGCCAGCATCCGGCGGCGCATGGTCGAGCAGGGCTTCACCGAATTCCAGACCCCGATCCTCACCGCTTCCAGCCCCGAAGGCGCGCGCGACTTCCTCGTGCCCAGCCGCATGCATCCGGGCAGGTTCTACGCGCTTCCCCAGGCGCCGCAGATGTTCAAGCAGATGATGATGGTCGCAGGCTTCGACCGCTATTTCCAGATCGCACCGTGTTTCCGCGACGAGGACCTTCGCGCCGATCGCAGCCTCGAATTCTACCAGCTTGATTTCGAAATGAGCTTCGTGACGCAGGAGGACGTGTTCCAGGCGCTGGAGCCGGTGCTGGCAGGCACGTTCGAGGAATTCGCGGAAGGCAAGACGGTGACGAAGTCGGGCGAATTCCCGCGCATCCCCTATGCCGAGGCGATGCTCAAATACGGCAGCGACAAGCCGGATCTCAGGAACCCTCTGGTCATCAGCGACGTGACGAGCCATTTCGAACAATCGGGCTTCGGCCTGTTCGAGAAGATCGTCGGCGGCGGCGGCGTGGTGCGCGTCGTGCCTGCGCCGAACACGGCGGAAAAGAGCCGCAAGTTCTTCGACGACATGAACAACTGGGCGCGTTCCGAAGGCTATGCCGGATTGGGCTATGTCACCCGCAAGGGCGGCGAATTCGGCGGGCCGATCGCCAAGAACCACGGGGCCGACCGGATGGAGGCGCTCTATGACGAACTCGGCCTCGGCCCCGATGACGGCCTGTTCTTCGCCGCGGGCAAGGAGGCGGAGGCCGCCAAGCTTGCCGGCGCCGCGCGCACGCAGGTCGGCGAGCAGCTCGACCTGATCGAACAGGACTGCTTCAAGTTCTGCTGGATCGTCGATTTTCCGATGTACGAATGGGACGAGGACGCGAAAAAGATCGACTTCAGCCACAACCCCTTCTCGATGCCGCAGGGCGAGATGGAAGCGCTGGAAAACGAGGACCCGCTGTCGATCAAGGCGTGGCAGTACGATATCGTGTGCAACGGCTATGAGCTTTCCTCGGGCGCGATCCGGAACCATCGGCCGGAAATCATGTACAAGGCGTTCGAGATCGCGGGCTATTCGCGCGAGGACGTGGACGCGAATTTCGGCGGCATGATCGAGGCGTTCAAGCTGGGCGCACCGCCGCATGGCGGCTCTGCGCCCGGGATCGACCGGATCGTGATGCTGCTGGCTGGCGAAGAGGCAATCCGGGAGGTCATCGCCTTCCCGATGAACCAGAAGGGCGAGGACCTGATGATGGGCGCCCCCGGCCTTGCCGAGCCGAAACAGCTGCGCGAACTCGCGATCCGGGTGGTCGAGCCTCCGCAGAAGCCGGGAACGCCGAAGGAGGGCTGA
- the rnd gene encoding ribonuclease D, whose translation MKIHDLITTTEALAELCERLAKSEFVAVDTEFMRENTYWPELCLVQIANTEEAAAIDPLASGIDLTPLLDLMCDNDEVLKIFHAGGQDVEIIVNLTGKTPFPIFDTQIAMMAISQSEQIGYANLVETWLNLTIDKGARFTDWSRRPLTDRQIEYAIGDVTHLSKIFPKILKKLIKTQRGAWLDAEMEKLADPSNYLIDPDAAWKRIRSPGRNPQVLGRLKALAAWREGEAQHKNIPRGRIMRDETLADIASHPPKKQADLAKVRGLSAAWKDNDIGKRMLKVIADAEPLPKEEMPEKMKRGAPLGREGALVADLLKLLLKIRAREIDVAARLLTRAEEMEALAAGVRDLNVLKGWRYEVFGKDALDLVEGKLAFAVEKGKLKMTHIDEMRSAMEDRLAAE comes from the coding sequence ATGAAGATACACGACCTCATCACCACCACCGAAGCCCTCGCCGAATTGTGCGAGCGGCTCGCGAAATCCGAATTCGTCGCGGTCGACACCGAATTCATGCGCGAGAACACCTATTGGCCCGAACTGTGCCTGGTGCAGATCGCGAACACCGAAGAAGCCGCCGCGATCGACCCGCTCGCCTCGGGCATCGACCTCACCCCGCTGCTCGACCTGATGTGCGACAATGACGAGGTGCTCAAGATCTTCCATGCCGGCGGGCAGGACGTCGAAATCATCGTCAACCTCACCGGCAAGACTCCCTTCCCGATCTTCGACACGCAGATCGCGATGATGGCAATCAGCCAGTCCGAACAGATCGGCTATGCCAATCTGGTCGAAACCTGGCTCAATCTCACGATCGACAAGGGCGCGCGCTTCACCGACTGGTCGCGCCGACCGCTGACCGACCGGCAGATCGAATACGCGATCGGCGACGTCACGCACCTGTCGAAGATCTTTCCCAAGATCCTGAAAAAACTGATCAAGACGCAGCGCGGCGCGTGGCTCGATGCCGAGATGGAAAAGCTCGCCGACCCGTCGAACTACCTGATCGATCCCGATGCCGCGTGGAAGCGCATCCGTTCGCCTGGGCGCAATCCGCAGGTACTCGGGCGGCTGAAGGCGCTTGCCGCCTGGCGCGAGGGCGAGGCGCAGCACAAGAACATTCCCCGCGGCCGGATCATGCGCGACGAAACGCTCGCCGACATCGCCTCGCATCCCCCGAAGAAACAGGCCGACCTTGCCAAGGTGCGCGGGCTTTCGGCCGCCTGGAAGGACAACGATATAGGCAAACGCATGCTCAAGGTCATCGCCGATGCCGAACCGCTGCCCAAGGAAGAGATGCCCGAGAAGATGAAGCGCGGCGCGCCGCTGGGCCGCGAAGGCGCGCTGGTGGCGGACCTGCTCAAGCTGCTGCTGAAGATCCGCGCCCGCGAGATCGACGTCGCGGCGCGCCTCCTGACCCGCGCGGAGGAGATGGAAGCGCTCGCCGCCGGAGTGCGCGATCTCAATGTGCTCAAGGGCTGGCGCTACGAGGTGTTCGGCAAGGACGCGCTCGACCTCGTCGAGGGCAAGCTCGCCTTCGCGGTCGAGAAGGGCAAGCTCAAGATGACCCATATCGACGAGATGCGCTCCGCCATGGAAGACCGGCTGGCGGCGGAATGA
- a CDS encoding hydrogen peroxide-inducible genes activator — MSTYLPTIKQLQYLVALHEHGHFGRAAESVFVSQSTLSAGVRELESLLGVTLVERSRRVVRFTALGEQVVAKANRLLREAEELSDLVQAAGKPLSGQLRMSVIPTIAPFILPRLLPRLRKERPELQLMLREETSQDAIESLQHGRSDCVLLALPFDTGDVEIEHIADDRLYVAFPKDDPRDPPREVSPEMIEPAIQGGRLLLLEDGHCLREHALAACNRSELRASASMIGTSLHTLVQMVDNDLGLTLLPEMAIEAGILAGTEVVARPIEGNSAKREIALVWRKNSPREADFRLLAEELRAG; from the coding sequence ATGAGCACCTATCTGCCGACGATCAAGCAGCTGCAATATCTGGTTGCGCTCCACGAACACGGCCATTTCGGGCGCGCGGCCGAGAGCGTTTTCGTCTCGCAATCGACCCTGTCGGCGGGCGTGCGCGAATTGGAATCGCTGCTGGGGGTGACGCTGGTCGAACGTTCGCGGCGGGTGGTGCGGTTCACGGCGCTGGGCGAACAGGTGGTGGCGAAGGCGAACCGGCTGCTGCGCGAGGCGGAGGAACTGTCCGATCTCGTCCAGGCCGCGGGCAAGCCGCTTTCGGGCCAGCTTCGCATGAGCGTCATTCCGACGATCGCGCCCTTCATCCTTCCGCGCCTGCTGCCGCGCCTCAGGAAGGAACGGCCCGAACTCCAGCTGATGCTGCGCGAAGAGACGAGCCAGGACGCGATCGAGAGCCTCCAGCACGGACGGTCGGACTGCGTCCTGCTCGCGCTTCCCTTCGACACCGGCGATGTCGAAATCGAACATATCGCCGACGACCGGCTCTATGTCGCCTTTCCCAAGGACGACCCGCGTGATCCCCCGCGCGAAGTCTCGCCCGAAATGATCGAGCCCGCGATCCAGGGAGGAAGGCTGCTGCTGCTCGAGGACGGTCACTGCCTGCGCGAACACGCGCTGGCCGCCTGCAACCGGTCCGAACTGCGCGCCAGCGCGAGCATGATCGGCACCAGCCTGCACACGCTCGTCCAGATGGTCGACAACGATCTCGGACTTACATTGCTGCCCGAAATGGCGATCGAGGCGGGGATTCTCGCCGGGACCGAGGTCGTCGCGCGCCCGATCGAGGGCAACAGCGCAAAACGCGAGATCGCGCTGGTGTGGCGCAAGAATTCCCCGCGCGAGGCGGATTTCAGGCTGCTGGCCGAGGAATTGCGCGCCGGCTGA
- a CDS encoding Flp family type IVb pilin has product MVKSVSKFLRDSSGATAMEYGLFISLIAASSMGALIALGDETSATFSDVGANMEPGGSANGGESGNSDFGDGGSSDDGGSVGGGSGGGGSGGGGSGGAGSGGGDSGADNSGDDDDRGGGGSSGDSGGDSSDSEGDGSDDGSDDGSGSGSGGGSQGGSGGSGSGDSGRGGGGGNSGPDDDDDDDDDRDDDDDRDDDDDDRDDDDDDDDCKGNGKGKGKGRGKCK; this is encoded by the coding sequence ATGGTAAAGAGTGTCAGCAAATTCCTTCGAGATTCCTCCGGCGCGACCGCGATGGAATACGGCTTGTTCATCTCGCTGATCGCGGCGAGTTCGATGGGCGCGTTGATTGCGCTTGGCGACGAGACTTCGGCAACCTTCAGCGATGTCGGAGCGAACATGGAGCCCGGCGGAAGCGCGAATGGCGGTGAATCGGGGAATTCGGATTTCGGAGACGGCGGCAGTTCGGACGACGGCGGCAGTGTAGGCGGTGGTTCGGGCGGCGGCGGTTCGGGCGGTGGGGGCTCTGGCGGCGCCGGTTCGGGCGGCGGCGACAGCGGCGCGGACAATTCAGGCGATGACGATGATCGTGGCGGCGGCGGCAGCAGCGGCGATTCCGGCGGCGATTCCAGCGATTCGGAGGGCGACGGCTCGGACGACGGCTCGGACGACGGCTCCGGCAGCGGTTCGGGCGGTGGCTCGCAGGGCGGTTCGGGCGGCAGCGGTTCCGGCGACAGCGGCCGGGGCGGCGGCGGCGGCAATAGCGGTCCGGATGATGACGATGATGACGACGACGATCGCGACGACGACGATGATCGCGATGATGACGACGATGATCGCGACGACGACGATGATGATGACGATTGCAAGGGCAACGGCAAGGGCAAGGGTAAGGGCAGGGGCAAGTGCAAGTAA
- a CDS encoding M3 family metallopeptidase, whose protein sequence is MKARILAPVLTTVSFAALAAGSALATSGETMSESMTETAASPAASSAAAATSASAIPEGTGYFASDSTLPFLAPDFTKISEDDYLPAFEQGMAIQQAEVRAIIDNPAPPTFENTIVALEKSGRMLGRVSAVFFALTGSNTTDRLDEINTEISPKLSAHYDSINLDPDLFARVKAVYDARASMTMTPEDAKLLEETYDSMVHAGALLTDAERERVKAVNTELSTLTTEFGQTLRNATNDQPLIVDTPEELAGLSDADIRAAAELAAEKGMEGKYAIALQNTTQQPLLPTLENRATREALFMRSYHRADGTNPEYDTRMLLAKIATLRAEKAALFGEQDWASYTMYDRMAKAPATALGFMEQMVPALAATQRREAAMLNDAIAAEGGNFEVQPWDWYRYANKVKADRYDLDEDAVAEYFQIDKVLVDGVFYMANRLYGLSFERRNDIPVYHPDVWVYTVFEKDGSELGLFYFDPYQRPSKRGGAWMSNFVSQSHLWGTKPVIYNVLNIPKASAGEVQLVSFDDVNTMFHEFGHALHGLFADQKYESLSGTATARDFVEYPSQVHEMWATDPEVLRNYAKHYETGETIPMAMVEKIEEASKFNQGYDFGEVVEAALLDMKWAALSPGEAAAIDTPEKVTAFERRSLEELGLEIDLVPPRYRSTYFNHIFSSPAGYSAGYYSYLWTEMLDRDSRQWFRGNGGLTRANGEHYRDTVLSRGGTMDYFEMYENFAGRQPDVQPMLEARGLVSGDEAADSEASDGRLPPRSVEGS, encoded by the coding sequence ATGAAGGCCCGCATTCTGGCCCCGGTTCTGACGACTGTTTCCTTCGCCGCGCTGGCTGCCGGCAGCGCGCTTGCAACATCCGGAGAGACGATGAGCGAGAGCATGACCGAGACCGCTGCCAGCCCCGCCGCTTCCTCCGCCGCCGCCGCGACCTCCGCAAGCGCGATTCCCGAGGGCACCGGCTATTTCGCGAGCGACAGCACGCTGCCTTTCCTCGCACCGGATTTCACGAAGATATCCGAGGACGACTATCTCCCCGCGTTCGAGCAGGGCATGGCGATCCAGCAGGCCGAAGTCCGCGCGATCATCGACAATCCCGCTCCGCCGACCTTCGAGAACACCATCGTCGCGCTCGAGAAATCGGGCCGGATGCTCGGCCGCGTCTCGGCGGTCTTCTTTGCGCTGACGGGTTCGAACACGACCGACCGGCTGGATGAGATCAACACCGAGATCAGCCCCAAGCTTTCGGCGCATTACGATTCGATCAATCTCGATCCCGACCTCTTCGCCCGGGTGAAGGCGGTCTACGATGCCCGCGCCAGCATGACGATGACGCCGGAAGACGCCAAGCTTCTGGAAGAAACCTATGACAGCATGGTCCATGCCGGCGCACTGCTGACCGATGCCGAGCGCGAGCGGGTGAAGGCGGTCAACACCGAATTGTCGACGCTGACGACCGAATTCGGCCAGACCCTGCGCAATGCGACCAACGATCAGCCGCTGATCGTCGACACGCCGGAAGAGCTCGCCGGGCTGTCGGATGCCGATATCCGCGCCGCCGCCGAACTCGCCGCCGAAAAAGGGATGGAGGGCAAATACGCCATCGCGCTCCAGAACACGACGCAGCAGCCGCTGCTGCCCACGCTCGAGAACCGGGCGACGCGCGAGGCGCTGTTCATGCGCAGCTACCACCGCGCCGACGGGACGAACCCGGAATACGACACGCGCATGCTGCTTGCGAAGATCGCCACGCTGCGCGCTGAAAAGGCGGCGCTTTTCGGCGAGCAGGACTGGGCCAGCTACACCATGTACGACCGCATGGCGAAGGCCCCCGCGACCGCGCTCGGCTTCATGGAGCAGATGGTCCCCGCACTCGCCGCGACCCAGCGGCGCGAGGCGGCTATGCTGAACGATGCGATTGCGGCCGAAGGCGGCAATTTCGAGGTCCAGCCGTGGGACTGGTATCGCTATGCCAACAAGGTGAAGGCCGATCGTTACGACCTCGATGAGGACGCGGTCGCGGAATATTTCCAGATCGACAAGGTCCTGGTAGACGGCGTGTTCTACATGGCGAACAGGCTTTACGGCCTGTCCTTCGAACGCCGCAACGACATCCCGGTCTACCACCCCGACGTGTGGGTCTACACCGTCTTCGAGAAGGACGGGTCCGAACTCGGCCTGTTCTATTTCGACCCTTATCAGCGCCCCTCCAAGCGTGGCGGCGCGTGGATGAGCAATTTCGTTTCCCAGAGCCATCTGTGGGGGACGAAGCCGGTCATATACAACGTGCTCAACATCCCCAAGGCGAGCGCGGGCGAGGTACAACTGGTCAGCTTTGACGACGTCAACACCATGTTCCACGAATTCGGCCACGCGCTGCACGGCCTGTTCGCTGACCAGAAATACGAAAGCCTCTCGGGCACGGCGACCGCGCGCGATTTCGTCGAATATCCGAGCCAGGTCCATGAAATGTGGGCGACCGACCCCGAAGTGCTGCGCAACTACGCCAAGCATTACGAAACCGGCGAGACGATCCCGATGGCCATGGTCGAGAAGATCGAGGAAGCCTCGAAATTCAACCAGGGCTACGATTTCGGCGAAGTGGTCGAGGCAGCGCTGCTCGACATGAAATGGGCCGCGCTCTCGCCCGGGGAAGCCGCCGCGATCGACACGCCGGAAAAGGTCACGGCCTTCGAACGCAGGTCGCTGGAGGAACTCGGGCTTGAAATCGACCTCGTGCCGCCGCGATATCGGTCGACCTATTTCAACCACATCTTCTCCAGCCCCGCAGGCTATTCGGCAGGCTATTACAGCTATCTGTGGACCGAGATGCTCGACCGCGACAGCCGTCAATGGTTCCGCGGGAATGGGGGGCTGACCCGCGCAAACGGCGAGCATTATCGCGACACCGTGCTCAGCCGGGGCGGGACGATGGACTATTTCGAGATGTACGAGAACTTCGCCGGGCGGCAGCCGGACGTGCAGCCAATGCTGGAGGCGCGCGGGCTGGTTTCGGGCGACGAAGCTGCGGACAGCGAGGCTTCAGACGGCAGGCTCCCGCCGCGCAGCGTCGAAGGCTCGTAA
- a CDS encoding diacylglycerol kinase family protein: protein MDQRIPPLLLVNSASGSYSEEAVAEVRAALGRGDGASVRTLDCRSDELPGRAGLERAGTALLAVFAGDGTISRHLVRLEAEGWQGAVLPLPGGTQNLLATAMFGALGATEIAAKSADGQLVETRRHCMRCAGHTALAEILCGPGARWADVREDMRAREMGEAAAKSIDITREAASGALVRLVDPPAGREEGYPGLHFALSEGGCDGAMTTRGYRMENLGDWVRQGWAMATRDFREGPFDELGTADHARIMAVEGGEIDLMIDGETARAGARIDIAREPFDLTFMGLPA, encoded by the coding sequence ATGGACCAGCGCATTCCTCCCCTCCTCCTCGTCAACAGCGCGAGCGGCAGCTACAGCGAGGAAGCAGTCGCCGAGGTGCGCGCGGCGCTGGGCCGGGGCGACGGGGCGAGCGTGCGGACCCTCGATTGTCGTTCGGACGAACTGCCCGGCCGCGCCGGGCTGGAACGGGCGGGCACCGCCCTGCTCGCGGTCTTCGCGGGCGACGGGACGATCTCGCGCCATCTCGTCCGACTCGAAGCCGAAGGCTGGCAGGGCGCGGTCCTGCCGCTTCCGGGCGGCACGCAGAACCTTCTGGCGACCGCCATGTTCGGCGCGCTTGGTGCGACCGAAATCGCGGCGAAGAGCGCGGACGGGCAATTGGTCGAGACGCGCCGCCACTGTATGCGCTGCGCCGGTCACACCGCGCTCGCCGAAATCCTGTGTGGCCCCGGTGCGCGCTGGGCCGACGTGCGCGAGGACATGCGCGCACGTGAAATGGGCGAGGCGGCAGCGAAATCGATCGACATCACGCGCGAAGCGGCGAGCGGGGCGCTGGTGCGCCTCGTCGATCCGCCGGCGGGCCGCGAGGAAGGCTATCCCGGCCTCCATTTCGCCCTATCCGAAGGCGGTTGCGACGGGGCGATGACGACCCGTGGCTACCGGATGGAAAATCTCGGCGACTGGGTGCGGCAGGGCTGGGCGATGGCGACGCGCGACTTTCGCGAAGGGCCTTTCGACGAACTGGGCACTGCGGACCATGCCCGCATCATGGCGGTCGAAGGCGGCGAGATCGACCTGATGATCGACGGCGAGACCGCACGCGCAGGCGCGCGGATCGATATCGCGCGCGAACCTTTCGACCTCACCTTCATGGGACTTCCCGCATGA